A genomic window from Phoenix dactylifera cultivar Barhee BC4 unplaced genomic scaffold, palm_55x_up_171113_PBpolish2nd_filt_p 001015F, whole genome shotgun sequence includes:
- the LOC103711390 gene encoding clustered mitochondria protein-like isoform X1 — protein MAGKSNKAKNKGRAFKSNLADSWESESKPLDSSPSLNGGARAVVASNGDANGVGDTSSKSPAANGVISDKVEMENLSATTSKQAEGEIHLYPVSVKTQSGEKLELQLSPGDSVMDIRQFLLDAPETCFFTCYDLILHTKDGSVHHLEDYNEISEVADITAGGCTLEMVAALYDERSIRSHVRRARELLSLSTPHVSLSTLLALQHKTAPQKVSDVKTKTPDGLGFMEDFMGSLHNLVTPIPHEIKCVESIVFSSFNSPPTYRKLVGDLIYIDVVTLEGNKFCITGTTKAFYVNSSTGSILDPRPLKPAYEASTLIGLLQKISSKFKKGFREILDQKASAHPFETVQSLLPPNSWLGHYPIPDHKRDAARAEDAFALSYGSELIGMQRDWNEELQSCREFPHNTSQERILHGRALYKVTCDFVDAAIKGAIGVINRCIPPINPTDPECFHMYVHNNIFFSFAVDADLGQISKDQGSSSKLNSWHFVDNCNDAASPDLLAKASDNTSDASAETQISDNEQATYASANNDLKGTKAYQEADVPGLYNLAMAIIDYRGYRVVAQSIIPGILQGDKSDSLLYGSVDNGKKICWDESFHSKVVEVAKRLHLKEHAVLDGSGNVVKIAAPVECKGIIGSDNRHYVLDLMRVTPRDANCTGPAHRFCVLRPELVASFCEAEAAQSSHSRPKIAGEATETPNSQNCSSHVMETPVEAQTKASEDCASAPSEAQTPGKDILLNPNVFTEFKLAGSQEDIAADETIVRKAASYLIDVVLPKFVQDLCSLDVSPLDGQSLTDALHAHGVNVRYLGRITDMIKHLPYLWDICSGEITVRSAKHILKDILRESQDHDLRPAIAHFFNCFVGNVSHVGTKGSTNNTQSKIRKKGQESHQSPLKSGKGQMRWSHGASSTKGHSAHLLWTSEGLWSYIQEFARFKYQFELPDDARIQVKKVAVIRNLCQKVGITIAARKFDLDSSAPFQTSDILNLQPVVKHSVPVCSEARNLMEAGKARLAEGLLNEAYILFSEAFSLLQQITGPMHPDVANCCRYLAMVLYHAGDMEGAIVQQHKELIINERCLGLDHPDTAHSYGNMALFYHGLNQTELALQHMSRTLLLLSLSSGPDHPDVAATFINVAMMYQDIGNMNIALRYLQEALKKNERLLGPEHTQTAVCYHALAIAFNCMGAYKLSIQHEKKTYDILVKKLGEEDSRTKDSENWIKTFKLREQQASAQKQKGQVVNTASALKAIDILKAFQAVAGGSGNASASSVNKSLNAAIIGEALPRGRSVDERAARAAAEIRKKAEARGLLVRQNGVPVQALPPLSQLLDIINTGAAASEAQPNAQANEPNGEASNSSTLNATSVGTKDTNGSAENNEDRAPVGLGTSLGSLDAKKQKSKPQATA, from the exons ATGGCTGGAAAATCTAACAAGGCCAAAAACAAGGGGAGGGCCTTCAAGTCCAATCTTGCTGATTCTTGGGAATCAGAATCAAAGCCACTTGATTCATCTCCATCCTTGAATGGTGGTGCTCGTGCTGTGGTAGCATCTAACGGTGATGCCAATGGGGTTGGAGACACAAGCAGTAAGTCTCCTGCAGCAAATGGGGTTATCAGTGATAAGGTAGAGATGGAAAATCTTTCGGCAACAACATCCAAGCAGGCTGAAG GTGAGATTCATCTTTACCCTGTTTCTGTGAAGACACAATCTGGGGAAAAGCTAGAGTTGCAG CTAAGTCCAGGAGATTCTGTGATGGATATCAGACAGTTCCTTCTTGATGCTCCAGAGACCTGTTTCTTTACTTGCTATGATTTAATTCTACATACTAAAGATGGTTCGGTTCATCATTTAGAGGATTACAATGAAATTTCTGAAGTTGCAGATATTACTGCTGGTGGTTGCACCTTAGAGATGGTTGCTG CATTATATGATGAAAGATCCATTAGGTCACATGTACGCCGTGCCCGAGAATTGCTCTCTCTTTCAACTCCTCATGTCTCATTATCAACATTGTTAGCTTTGCAGCACAAAACTGCACCACAAAAAGTTTCAG ATGTGAAAACAAAAACTCCGGATGGGTTAGGTTTCATGGAGGATTTTATGGGTTCCCTCCACAATTTGGTGACACCAATACCTCATGAGATCAAATGTGTGGAAAGCATTGTATTTTCTTCTTTCAACTCTCCTCCAACTTACAGAAA gCTAGTTGGAGATCTGATCTATATTGATGTAGTAACATTAGAAGGAAATAAGTTTTGCATCACAGGGACGACAAAAGCTTTTTATGTGAACTCTAGCACAGGGAGTATATTGGATCCAAGACCATTAAAGCCTGCTTATGAAGCAAGTACCCTAATTGGTCTATTGCAAAAAATCAGCTCCAAGTTCAAGAAAG GTTTTCGTGAAATTTTGGACCAGAAAGCTTCTGCACATCCTTTTGAAACCGTCCAATCCCTGTTGCCACCAAATTCATGGTTGGGGCACTATCCCATTCCTG ATCATAAACGGGATGCAGCCAGAGCAGAGGATGCCTTTGCTCTTTCTTATGGAAGTGAATTAATTGGCATGCAGAGAGACTGGAATGAGGAATTACAATCCTGTCGGGAATTTCCTCACAATACTTCTCAAGAGAG GATACTGCATGGCAGGGCTCTTTATAAAGTGACATGCGATTTCGTTGATGCAGCAATTAAAGGAGCAATCGGTGTCATCAACAGATGTATACCCCCTATTAATCCAACTGATCCAGAATGTTTCCATAT GTATGTACACAATAACATATTCTTTAGTTTTGCTGTGGATGCTGACCTTGGGCAGATATCAAAAGATCAAGGCTCGAGTAGTAAGTTAAATTCTTGGCATTTTGTTGACAACTGCAATGATGCGGCCTCACCTGATTTGTTGGCAAAGGCATCAG ATAATACTTCTGATGCATCTGCTGAGACACAGATTTCTGACAATGAACAAGCTACATATGCTTCTGCAAATAATGACTTGAAAGGAACTAAAGCTTACCAGGAAGCTGATGTTCCTGGACTTTATAATCTTGCCATGGCTATAATTGATTACAGAGGTTACAGAGTGGTAGCACAG AGCATTATCCCTGGCATCCTTCAAGGAGATAAATCTGATTCCCTTCTATATGGTTCTGTTGACAATGGCAAGAAAATTTGCTGGGATGAATCATTTCATTCCAAG gtagtagagGTTGCTAAGCGCCTTCATTTGAAGGAACATGCTGTTCTGGATGGTTCTGGCAATGTTGTCAAAATAGCTGCTCCAGTGGAATGCAAGGGTATCATTGGCAGCGATAACAG GCACTATGTTTTGGACTTAATGAGGGTGACTCCTCGTGATGCAAATTGTACGGGACCTGCACACCGATTTTGTGTCTTGAGGCCAGAACTTGTTGCTTCCTTTTGTGAG GCTGAAGCTGCACAGAGCTCACACTCTAGACCTAAAATTGCAGGAGAGGCCACAGAGACACCTAATTCTCAAAATTGTAGTTCTCATGTGATG GAAACACCTGTAGAAGCGCAGACAAAAGCTAGTGAAGATTGTGCTTCTGCACCTTCTGAAGCTCAGACACCGGGCAAAGATATACTTCTGAATCCAAATGTCTTTACCGAGTTCAAGCTGGCAGGTAGTCAGGAG GATATTGCTGCAGATGAAACAATTGTGAGGAAGGCTGCTTCATATCTTATAGATGTGGTTCTTCCAAAGTTTGTTCAAGACCTTTGCTCCCTTGACGTCTCACCCTTGGATGGCCAGTCATTAACTGATGCACTACATGCTCATGGAGTAAATGTTCGCTATCTTGGAAGG ATTACTGACATGATCAAACATTTACCTTACTTATGGGATATATGTTCCGGTGAGATTACTGTTAGGTCAGCAAAACATATTTTAAAG GATATACTACGGGAATCACAGGATCATGATCTCAGGCCAGCAATTGCACATTTCTTCAATTGTTTTGTGGGAAATGTTTCACATGTTGGCACAAAGGGCAGCACTAACAATACACAGTCGAAAATCCGAAAAAAG GGCCAAGAGAGCCATCAATCTCCACTTAAGTCTGGAAAGGGGCAAATGAGGTGGAGTCATGGAGCATCATCTACAAAAGGTCACTCAGCACATTTGCTCTGGACCTCTGAAGGACTGTGGTCTTACATTCAGGAATTTGCTAGATTCAAATATCAG TTTGAATTACCAGATGATGCAAGGATACAAGTAAAAAAGGTTGCAGTCATTCGTAATTTGTGCCAAAAG GTAGGAATAACAATTGCTGCACGCAAATTTGATCTTGATTCTTCAGCACCATTTCAAACCTCGGATATTCTAAATCTCCAACCAGTTGTGAAGCATTCAGTTCCAGTGTGCTCAGAAGCAAGGAATCTCATGGAAGCAGGGAAAGCCCGACTGGCTGAG GGATTGCTAAATGAAGCCTATATCCTTTTTTCTGAAGCATTTTCTTTGCTTCAACAA ATTACAGGTCCTATGCACCCGGATGTTGCTAACTGCTGTCG CTATCTTGCGATGGTTCTATATCATGCTGGCGACATGGAAGGAGCCATAGTGCAGCAGCACAAAGAACTAATAATAAACGAGCGCTGTCTCGGTCTAGATCATCCTGATACTGCACACAG CTACGGAAACATGGCTCTGTTCTACCATGGCCTCAATCAGACTGAACTTGCTCTGCAGCATATGTCTCGAACATTGCTCCTGCTAAGTTTGTCATCAGGCCCTGATCATCCTGACGTTGCAGCAACTTTCATAAATGTTGCTATGATGTACCAGGATATTGGGAATATGAATATTGCACTCCGTTATTTGCAAGAAGCACTAAAAAAGAATGAGCGCCTTCTTGGTCCTGAGCATACTCAAACTGCTGTGTGTTACCATGCTCTTGCCATTGCATTTAACTGTATGGGTGCCTATAAACTTTCTATTCAG CACGAAAAGAAAACTTACGACATACTTGTCAAGAAACTTGGAGAGGAGGATTCAAGAACAAAAGATTCAGAAAATTGGATAAAGACATTTAAATTGCGTGAGCAGCAG GCAAGTGCACAGAAACAAAAGGGGCAGGTGGTGAATACGGCTTCTGCCTTGAAGGCTATTGATATTTTGAAG GCATTCCAGGCTGTGGCTGGGGGGTCTGGAAATGCCAGCGCATCATCAGTCAACAAATCCCTTAATGCAGCTATAATTGGTGAGGCCCTGCCTCGGGGAAGGAGTGTTGATGAACGAGCAGCTCGAGCAGCAGCAGAAATCCGAAAGAAAGCTGAAGCTAGAGGTCTCCTTGTACGCCAGAATGGTGTCCCTGTCCAAGCTCTTCCCCCACTGAGTCAACTCCTTGACATCATTAACACTGGGGCTGCTGCATCTGAAGCTCAACCAAATGCCCAGGCAAATGAACCCAATGGGGAGGCGAGCAATAGCTCCACCTTAAATGCTACTTCAGTTGGAACAAAGGATACCAATGGGTCAGCTGAGAACAATGAAGATCGAGCTCCTGTTGGTTTAGGAACGTCTTTAGGTTCATTGGATGCAAAAAAGCAAAAATCAAAACCACAGGCTACAGCTTGA
- the LOC103711390 gene encoding clustered mitochondria protein-like isoform X3 has translation MYWAQPRRDVTSRLAGTFSERGHVAIKNLLLLSPGDSVMDIRQFLLDAPETCFFTCYDLILHTKDGSVHHLEDYNEISEVADITAGGCTLEMVAALYDERSIRSHVRRARELLSLSTPHVSLSTLLALQHKTAPQKVSDVKTKTPDGLGFMEDFMGSLHNLVTPIPHEIKCVESIVFSSFNSPPTYRKLVGDLIYIDVVTLEGNKFCITGTTKAFYVNSSTGSILDPRPLKPAYEASTLIGLLQKISSKFKKGFREILDQKASAHPFETVQSLLPPNSWLGHYPIPDHKRDAARAEDAFALSYGSELIGMQRDWNEELQSCREFPHNTSQERILHGRALYKVTCDFVDAAIKGAIGVINRCIPPINPTDPECFHMYVHNNIFFSFAVDADLGQISKDQGSSSKLNSWHFVDNCNDAASPDLLAKASDNTSDASAETQISDNEQATYASANNDLKGTKAYQEADVPGLYNLAMAIIDYRGYRVVAQSIIPGILQGDKSDSLLYGSVDNGKKICWDESFHSKVVEVAKRLHLKEHAVLDGSGNVVKIAAPVECKGIIGSDNRHYVLDLMRVTPRDANCTGPAHRFCVLRPELVASFCEAEAAQSSHSRPKIAGEATETPNSQNCSSHVMETPVEAQTKASEDCASAPSEAQTPGKDILLNPNVFTEFKLAGSQEDIAADETIVRKAASYLIDVVLPKFVQDLCSLDVSPLDGQSLTDALHAHGVNVRYLGRITDMIKHLPYLWDICSGEITVRSAKHILKDILRESQDHDLRPAIAHFFNCFVGNVSHVGTKGSTNNTQSKIRKKGQESHQSPLKSGKGQMRWSHGASSTKGHSAHLLWTSEGLWSYIQEFARFKYQFELPDDARIQVKKVAVIRNLCQKVGITIAARKFDLDSSAPFQTSDILNLQPVVKHSVPVCSEARNLMEAGKARLAEGLLNEAYILFSEAFSLLQQITGPMHPDVANCCRYLAMVLYHAGDMEGAIVQQHKELIINERCLGLDHPDTAHSYGNMALFYHGLNQTELALQHMSRTLLLLSLSSGPDHPDVAATFINVAMMYQDIGNMNIALRYLQEALKKNERLLGPEHTQTAVCYHALAIAFNCMGAYKLSIQHEKKTYDILVKKLGEEDSRTKDSENWIKTFKLREQQASAQKQKGQVVNTASALKAIDILKAFQAVAGGSGNASASSVNKSLNAAIIGEALPRGRSVDERAARAAAEIRKKAEARGLLVRQNGVPVQALPPLSQLLDIINTGAAASEAQPNAQANEPNGEASNSSTLNATSVGTKDTNGSAENNEDRAPVGLGTSLGSLDAKKQKSKPQATA, from the exons ATGTATTGGGCGCAACCACGAAGGGATGTCACCAGCAGGCTAGCTGGCACCTTCAGTGAAAGGGGACATGTAGCTATCAAGAATTTGCTTCTA CTAAGTCCAGGAGATTCTGTGATGGATATCAGACAGTTCCTTCTTGATGCTCCAGAGACCTGTTTCTTTACTTGCTATGATTTAATTCTACATACTAAAGATGGTTCGGTTCATCATTTAGAGGATTACAATGAAATTTCTGAAGTTGCAGATATTACTGCTGGTGGTTGCACCTTAGAGATGGTTGCTG CATTATATGATGAAAGATCCATTAGGTCACATGTACGCCGTGCCCGAGAATTGCTCTCTCTTTCAACTCCTCATGTCTCATTATCAACATTGTTAGCTTTGCAGCACAAAACTGCACCACAAAAAGTTTCAG ATGTGAAAACAAAAACTCCGGATGGGTTAGGTTTCATGGAGGATTTTATGGGTTCCCTCCACAATTTGGTGACACCAATACCTCATGAGATCAAATGTGTGGAAAGCATTGTATTTTCTTCTTTCAACTCTCCTCCAACTTACAGAAA gCTAGTTGGAGATCTGATCTATATTGATGTAGTAACATTAGAAGGAAATAAGTTTTGCATCACAGGGACGACAAAAGCTTTTTATGTGAACTCTAGCACAGGGAGTATATTGGATCCAAGACCATTAAAGCCTGCTTATGAAGCAAGTACCCTAATTGGTCTATTGCAAAAAATCAGCTCCAAGTTCAAGAAAG GTTTTCGTGAAATTTTGGACCAGAAAGCTTCTGCACATCCTTTTGAAACCGTCCAATCCCTGTTGCCACCAAATTCATGGTTGGGGCACTATCCCATTCCTG ATCATAAACGGGATGCAGCCAGAGCAGAGGATGCCTTTGCTCTTTCTTATGGAAGTGAATTAATTGGCATGCAGAGAGACTGGAATGAGGAATTACAATCCTGTCGGGAATTTCCTCACAATACTTCTCAAGAGAG GATACTGCATGGCAGGGCTCTTTATAAAGTGACATGCGATTTCGTTGATGCAGCAATTAAAGGAGCAATCGGTGTCATCAACAGATGTATACCCCCTATTAATCCAACTGATCCAGAATGTTTCCATAT GTATGTACACAATAACATATTCTTTAGTTTTGCTGTGGATGCTGACCTTGGGCAGATATCAAAAGATCAAGGCTCGAGTAGTAAGTTAAATTCTTGGCATTTTGTTGACAACTGCAATGATGCGGCCTCACCTGATTTGTTGGCAAAGGCATCAG ATAATACTTCTGATGCATCTGCTGAGACACAGATTTCTGACAATGAACAAGCTACATATGCTTCTGCAAATAATGACTTGAAAGGAACTAAAGCTTACCAGGAAGCTGATGTTCCTGGACTTTATAATCTTGCCATGGCTATAATTGATTACAGAGGTTACAGAGTGGTAGCACAG AGCATTATCCCTGGCATCCTTCAAGGAGATAAATCTGATTCCCTTCTATATGGTTCTGTTGACAATGGCAAGAAAATTTGCTGGGATGAATCATTTCATTCCAAG gtagtagagGTTGCTAAGCGCCTTCATTTGAAGGAACATGCTGTTCTGGATGGTTCTGGCAATGTTGTCAAAATAGCTGCTCCAGTGGAATGCAAGGGTATCATTGGCAGCGATAACAG GCACTATGTTTTGGACTTAATGAGGGTGACTCCTCGTGATGCAAATTGTACGGGACCTGCACACCGATTTTGTGTCTTGAGGCCAGAACTTGTTGCTTCCTTTTGTGAG GCTGAAGCTGCACAGAGCTCACACTCTAGACCTAAAATTGCAGGAGAGGCCACAGAGACACCTAATTCTCAAAATTGTAGTTCTCATGTGATG GAAACACCTGTAGAAGCGCAGACAAAAGCTAGTGAAGATTGTGCTTCTGCACCTTCTGAAGCTCAGACACCGGGCAAAGATATACTTCTGAATCCAAATGTCTTTACCGAGTTCAAGCTGGCAGGTAGTCAGGAG GATATTGCTGCAGATGAAACAATTGTGAGGAAGGCTGCTTCATATCTTATAGATGTGGTTCTTCCAAAGTTTGTTCAAGACCTTTGCTCCCTTGACGTCTCACCCTTGGATGGCCAGTCATTAACTGATGCACTACATGCTCATGGAGTAAATGTTCGCTATCTTGGAAGG ATTACTGACATGATCAAACATTTACCTTACTTATGGGATATATGTTCCGGTGAGATTACTGTTAGGTCAGCAAAACATATTTTAAAG GATATACTACGGGAATCACAGGATCATGATCTCAGGCCAGCAATTGCACATTTCTTCAATTGTTTTGTGGGAAATGTTTCACATGTTGGCACAAAGGGCAGCACTAACAATACACAGTCGAAAATCCGAAAAAAG GGCCAAGAGAGCCATCAATCTCCACTTAAGTCTGGAAAGGGGCAAATGAGGTGGAGTCATGGAGCATCATCTACAAAAGGTCACTCAGCACATTTGCTCTGGACCTCTGAAGGACTGTGGTCTTACATTCAGGAATTTGCTAGATTCAAATATCAG TTTGAATTACCAGATGATGCAAGGATACAAGTAAAAAAGGTTGCAGTCATTCGTAATTTGTGCCAAAAG GTAGGAATAACAATTGCTGCACGCAAATTTGATCTTGATTCTTCAGCACCATTTCAAACCTCGGATATTCTAAATCTCCAACCAGTTGTGAAGCATTCAGTTCCAGTGTGCTCAGAAGCAAGGAATCTCATGGAAGCAGGGAAAGCCCGACTGGCTGAG GGATTGCTAAATGAAGCCTATATCCTTTTTTCTGAAGCATTTTCTTTGCTTCAACAA ATTACAGGTCCTATGCACCCGGATGTTGCTAACTGCTGTCG CTATCTTGCGATGGTTCTATATCATGCTGGCGACATGGAAGGAGCCATAGTGCAGCAGCACAAAGAACTAATAATAAACGAGCGCTGTCTCGGTCTAGATCATCCTGATACTGCACACAG CTACGGAAACATGGCTCTGTTCTACCATGGCCTCAATCAGACTGAACTTGCTCTGCAGCATATGTCTCGAACATTGCTCCTGCTAAGTTTGTCATCAGGCCCTGATCATCCTGACGTTGCAGCAACTTTCATAAATGTTGCTATGATGTACCAGGATATTGGGAATATGAATATTGCACTCCGTTATTTGCAAGAAGCACTAAAAAAGAATGAGCGCCTTCTTGGTCCTGAGCATACTCAAACTGCTGTGTGTTACCATGCTCTTGCCATTGCATTTAACTGTATGGGTGCCTATAAACTTTCTATTCAG CACGAAAAGAAAACTTACGACATACTTGTCAAGAAACTTGGAGAGGAGGATTCAAGAACAAAAGATTCAGAAAATTGGATAAAGACATTTAAATTGCGTGAGCAGCAG GCAAGTGCACAGAAACAAAAGGGGCAGGTGGTGAATACGGCTTCTGCCTTGAAGGCTATTGATATTTTGAAG GCATTCCAGGCTGTGGCTGGGGGGTCTGGAAATGCCAGCGCATCATCAGTCAACAAATCCCTTAATGCAGCTATAATTGGTGAGGCCCTGCCTCGGGGAAGGAGTGTTGATGAACGAGCAGCTCGAGCAGCAGCAGAAATCCGAAAGAAAGCTGAAGCTAGAGGTCTCCTTGTACGCCAGAATGGTGTCCCTGTCCAAGCTCTTCCCCCACTGAGTCAACTCCTTGACATCATTAACACTGGGGCTGCTGCATCTGAAGCTCAACCAAATGCCCAGGCAAATGAACCCAATGGGGAGGCGAGCAATAGCTCCACCTTAAATGCTACTTCAGTTGGAACAAAGGATACCAATGGGTCAGCTGAGAACAATGAAGATCGAGCTCCTGTTGGTTTAGGAACGTCTTTAGGTTCATTGGATGCAAAAAAGCAAAAATCAAAACCACAGGCTACAGCTTGA